gcataatctggaaattgtgctcttaacCTTATTATTTGGGTCAACAATCTCGCTAATACCATATTGCGAGTTGAcaataagcacacatgtgaccatcttgtagatgcgtCTATCAAGACCATAAAATACTTGAATagtccacatggagggtgtataggtccacatatatcaccttgtatacgttccaaaaatgtAGGAGATTCAATCCCAACTTTAGTTGCTGATGGTTTAATAACAAATTTTCCTTGAGAaaaagcaacacaagagaattccttaaatagAAGAATCTTCTTGTTCTTCAATGTGTGCTCATTTAAATTCTCTATTATTCTGCGCATCATGTTAGAACCTGGATGGCCCAACTGGTCAtgccaaatgataaaattattaGAAGTAGTAAACCTTTTGTTTACTATGGCATGTAATTCAACCACACCAATATTTGTGTGGTACAACCCAGAAACAAATGCGGGTAATTTTTCGTGCACACATTGGTTTTCTCgcttttattgtagtaatataaaggtaTTCAACCTTTCCTTCGTTAGAGGTCTCAACAtggtagccattttggcgaataactttgaaactcaacaagtttctttgagatttactacaatataatgCATTATTAATAGTTAATATCGTTCCTCCAGGTAGTAATAAGACCGCTCTTCTGGAGCCCTCAATTAACTTTGTACTACCATATATTGTATTAACATAGGCCTTTTTCATaaccaaataagagaaaattttcatttttcttaataTTGTGTGAGTTGTAACACTATCCAAAAGGCATAAATGTTCATTACTCATCTTGGATCCAATTGAAGActgaaaaattttattttcttcataaaaaataaaactacaccATGAGAAATACGGAAAAActaacaacaccaacaacaaaattAGACAACTTAAGTACTACTTGAAAATAAAAACAACTTAAGAACGAgaaaaaaaatactgaaaataaaaataacaacataattgCATTCCCGAGTAAAATGATCAAACTTTAGTTTTGATCTCCAAAGAAATGTTCAACTTCCAAATGAGTAAGATCATCGAGGCCTTCAAAATTATTATCATTCAAAGCAAGATTTCCCTCGGCATTGCCATCATTTTTGTTTGAAGGCCCTGcctcaaaataatttttaaaggtcAAGTGATACTCTACTGGGGCATTAGGAGAAAATGCTCCAATATTATTTGCCTTTCTTTTGATGGAGGTTTGATAAAGCCTGGCAAAATACTCAGGTGCACGACATTCAATTTTCCAATGAACTTTCATGTCACAGCGATGATAGTTACTGTTTTTGCCTCTTGAAGGATTGTTTTGAGAATCGATATTGTTCTCTCGTTTGCCATGACCACCACGATGACGATTATTATATCGTCTCTTGCCATTGCCATGCCCACGTACATTTATATGTCTATGATAATTATTCTGTCTTTTTTCAGACTTTTTACATCTTTCAACCATATTCGCTTCAGGAAGCGAAGCTGACACTGTGGGACGTGTTTCATGATTTTTCAGCAAAAGGGTATTATGTTGCTCAGCCCCCAGAAGGCATGGGATcaattcagaatactttttaaaaccCTTTTCACGGTATTGCTGTTGTAATACCATATTTGTGGCATGAAAAGTCATAAAAGTCTTTTCCAACAAATCCTCATCACTCATAACATccccacataattttaattgggaaGTACAACAGAGTTATACACACTTACGGTCTTAAAATCTTGCAACCGTAAGTGCATCCACTCATATCGAACCTTTGGCAATATTGTAGCCTTAAGGTGATCATACCGTTCCTTCAGGCCACTCcacaattcaagtggatctttcacTGTTAATTATtcaaccttcaaaccttcatccaaatgatgacgaaggaaaatcatggccttcgctttgTCCTGGCTTGATGCCTCATTACCCTGAGCAATGGTGTCACCAAGGCCTTTAGCGGCTAAGTGAATATCAGCATCGAGAACCCATGATAGGTAATTCTTTCTAGAAATGTCAAGGGCTACAAACTCATGTTTTGACAAATTCGACATAGTGAAaattatcaaagaaaataaatgtcacgacccaaaatccattaaggccgtgatggtgccggacaccactatcaggcaagccaaccataattcgaataatttaattacccatttttagtatttttgaaataaaaatttctttaatgaaatagtaaagataaaactcatagagtaaatgataaatatt
The sequence above is drawn from the Nicotiana tabacum cultivar K326 chromosome 13, ASM71507v2, whole genome shotgun sequence genome and encodes:
- the LOC107768190 gene encoding uncharacterized protein LOC107768190 codes for the protein MSNLSKHEFVALDISRKNYLSWVLDADIHLAAKGLGDTIAQVKDPLELWSGLKERYDHLKATILPKVRYEWMHLRLQDFKTQYREKGFKKYSELIPCLLGAEQHNTLLLKNHETRPTVSASLPEANMVERCKKSEKRQNNYHRHINVRGHGNGKRRYNNRHRGGHGKRENNIDSQNNPSRGKNSNYHRCDMKVHWKIECRAPEYFARLYQTSIKRKANNIGAFSPNAPVEYHLTFKNYFEAGPSNKNDGNAEGNLALNDNNFEGLDDLTHLEVEHFFGDQN